Proteins encoded by one window of Lycium barbarum isolate Lr01 chromosome 11, ASM1917538v2, whole genome shotgun sequence:
- the LOC132617699 gene encoding uncharacterized protein LOC132617699 codes for MDEHGGGSKVTGIRQIVRLKELLHKWQNVTLSPKGTNEHPLQSSNMNSNGNFHGGISPAITKRLKSSNVCCDSDDESCHSPEPPHGVPKGYLAVYVGPELRRFIIPTSYLSDPLFKVLLEKVEEEFGFDHTGGLTIPCEIETFKYLLQCMENHQRDHGADLQHDSAGSSLAIEG; via the exons ATGGATGAACATGGAGGAGGAAGCAAGGTGACAGGTATTAGACAAATTGTGAGACTCAAAGAGTTGTTGCATAAATGGCAAAATGTCACTCTTAGTCCCAAAGGTACAAATGAGCATCCACTTCAATCATCCAATATGAATAGTAATGGCAATTTCCATGGAGGAATATCACCTGCTATTACAAAGAGGCTAAAGAGCTCCAATGTATGTTGTGATTCGGACGACGAGAGTTGCCATAGTCCAGAGCCACCGCATGGTGTCCCTAAAGGTTATTTAGCAGTTTACGTTGGACCGGAGCTTCGAAGGTTTATAATTCCTACAAGCTACCTTAGTGATCCCTTGTTCAAAGTGTTGCTGGAAAAAGTTGAGGAAGAGTTTGGATTTGATCATACTGGTGGACTTACTATTCCTTGTGAGATTGAGACATTCAAGTACCTATTGCAATGCATGGAGAATCATCAGAGAGATCATGGTGCTGATCTTCAACATGATTCTG CTGGATCTTCATTGGCAATTGAGGGGTGA